The following is a genomic window from Candidatus Aminicenantes bacterium.
CGTTCCATCGTCCGTCCGTCTTCCGTCGCCAGGGTCAGCTGGACCGGTTCGGAGAACGCCCCGATCAACAGAGACCGCTCATAGGCCAGGATGTCCAAATACTGCGGCGTAGAAGAGGATTCGCGGGGCGAAACGTATTTCTCCGCGTACTGACGAGTCGGGAGCCCGTCGATCTTGACGATTTCCATGCCTTGGGCGATACCCTGCTTCCCCAGCTCGGGGTCCCAGAGCTTGTTCACCAGAACCCGGCCCTCGACGAGGCGGGTCTGAAGGCCCGGTCGTCCGGCCCAAGTCCGCCAGTATTCCTGGGGCATGATGATATTGGTATGGCCGTCCTGGAGCTTGGCGCAGAGCTCCTGGAGGACCCGGTAATACTCGACCGTCGAGCGCGCGGCCCGGACCTTGGGAAGGAAGCTGATATAAAAAGCGTCCCAGTCCAGGGCCGCCAGCTTCTCGGGGAACGCGAAATTGTACTTGACCTCGGACCAGAGCCTGGACAACCCGGCGATCCGGAGCTCTTCCGACAGCTCTTGGGCGTAAGGAGCGTTCCAGACAGACGAAGCCCATAGGACTTGCGCGCCCTTGGCGTTCTTATCGAAGCACGCCAGGGCCGGCTCCCACCGCGGGTCGGTCCGGAGCGATTCGAGGTCGGCGTCCTTCCGGGCATGGTCGGCGTTCTTCCAGCCGTATTCCCCGGCTTGGTTCAGGAAGGCGAAGGCTTTGTCCCGAGCGCCGCTGAGCGCATAGCAGCAGGCCGCATCGTAGGCGGCGCCGGCGTCGTTGGAGCCGGCGGCGAAGGCTTTTTCGTAAAGGGCCGCGGCTTGAGCGAACTGTTTCCGGCCCTGGGCTCGGCTCGCTTGCCGGATGAATTCATCGGCGCTTTGGGCCCAGACGATCGAGGCGATAATGAGAGTAGAGACAAGAACGGCGATATATTTCCTCACGCGATGATCCTCCCCGACAATTTAAGACGCTTTATCCTGCCAAATAGTTGGCAGAAAGCGGTGCGCTTATTAACAATTGGCGTCCCGATCCGGCCGCGTTATACTACAAGATGTCCTATCCTGAAGAAAGACGAGCATAAAAATGAATCTGATCATCCGGGGCGCGCGGATGGGCGTCCGCAAGCCCGAAAGAATGTGACTCGTGCGCATCGGAGTCTGCGGCATCGCCTGCGAGAAATGTCCCCGCCGGACGGCCGGCCAGTGCCCGAATGGGCCCGACGGTTGCCGGCCCAAGGCCAACCCCTTTTGCGCCGTCGCCACATGCGCCCTGTCCAAGGGACAGGTCCTCTGCTTCGAGTGCCCGGAGTTCCCCTGCGAGGTCACAGCCAAGGGCCCGATCAGCGCCGGGTACTGCGGCTACATCGCCATGAAGGGCTGACGGTTCCCGAGCACATCCTCAATTCCCTATGAAGCCCCGCCTTCCCCGAGAGGCGCCCCTTCGGACCCGAATCAAGTATACGTCTGGGAATGACTGCGCTATACTAAAGTTTACCGTCAAGAAGAGAGGCCGTCATGAAAAACTCATTCATCGTCATCCTCAGCCTGCTGATCATCGGGCTTGCGTCCGCCGGATTCTCCCAGCAAAAGGACGAAAATAATTGCAAGGACCATCCGATGTTCAACCGGATGCCGGGGTCCTGGATTCACAGCTGCTCGGAGAAGGAGTTCGACTCGTTCGCCTTCCCCGTCGGGAAAGGCAAGACCGAAACGATCGAAGGGCATCTCTGGAAGATCAATTACTACCCGCAAGCCTCCGCCGCCGCAAAGCCCAGCGAGCTTCAGATCATGCGCAACTTCGAAGACGCCATAAAGAATCTGGGCGGAACCGTCGTCTGGAGTGAAAAGCCCCGCTCGACCATGAAGCTGGTCAAGGACGGCAAGGAGGTCTGGGTCCTGTTGGCCGCCGAGTTCACCGGCAAGTATTTCCTGACCATCGTCCAGAAGGAGGCCATGGTCCAGGACATCACGGCCAAGGCCGAGCTCCTGGCCCGGGGGCTTCAGACGGACGGGCATATGGCCATCCAGGGCATTTATTTTGACACCGGGAAGTCCGACCTCAAGCCCGAGTCGGCCGCGGCGGTCGGCGAGATCGCCAAGCTTCTCAAGGCCGATCCGCCGCTAAAGGTCTTCGTCGTCGGACACACCGACACAGTCGGCTCCATGGAATCGAACCTCGCCTTATCCCAGAGCCGGGCTCAGTCTGTTCTCCAGGCGCTCATCCGCGACCACGGCATCGACGCCGCCCGGCTGAAAGCGCACGGCTGCGGACCCTTCGCGCCGGTCGCCACGAACGGGACCGAGGAAGGGCGGGCTAAGAACCGGCGGGTCGAGTTGGTCAAACAATAAGCCGGCCGTCGCGTTTCGTCGCCCAAATCCATGCTTCGGATTAGCGGCGGTCCGGTTGCGCCTACGCCAAAGGCGTCGCCCTATGCTTCGCATGTCCGGAGTCACCCGCCCAGGGCCCGATCAGCGCCGGATACTGCGGCTACATCGCCATGAAGGCCTGACCGGGCCGCGGGGGCGAAACAGCGAGCGGAGATCGGAGGGGCGATCGACGGCGAAGTCGGGATTCATCGTTTTCCGTTCGTTCTCGTTCCTTGCTCGGGCCGATCGACGATGAGCTTGATTCCGTAAGGAACCAGCGCGATCCCCATCAAAAAAGACGCGCTCAAGTTGATCGCTTCCATCCCATCCGGCGTGCCGACCAGCAGCACTCCTATCAGGAACAGGACCCCCTGCCAGCGCGGGAGCGCCCGGGTTTTAAGCAAAGCCACAGCCTGAATCGCGAACCCGACCGGCAGGGCGACAAATCCCCACAGCAGCGCAAGCCAGCCCGCTTTTGAAAACATCGCCAGCAGGCCCGGCAGAAACTGAGCGAATACGCCCTCCGGTAACGTGTCCAACGCGCTCATCGTCAGGCACAGCGCCCCCTTGTCCGCCGCCAGCATCAGCGCGCCGAAAATCGCCAGCGCCGCGCCGACGAGCCCGGCCCAGCCCGCCGCGTGGCGATCTAAGACGCTTTTAAACCTGAGCGCGATCACTACTAAAAGCCCGGTGCTCAGCGTCACCAGCACATGCCCAAACTGCAACAGGCTGTCCCCATGCGCGCGTTGGATCAGCTCTTGCGGCCCGAGCAGACGCGGGGCCAACAGGCCCGGATGAATCGCGAAGGCGAATATGAACACCAGCGGAAAGAGAACGAAAGCCAGACCCGTACCGATGCGTTTGACCGCTTCCAAATAGGTTGGGGATGGAAGAGCCGTTTCAAGTTGTGTTTTCAAATGTTTCTCCTTGATTAGCAAGTGCAAACCAACTATATAGATCAAAAAAGAGAGCTATCGTTTTGCGGCTTGCAAGGCTTTGCCTAACAACCTCGCCAGTTGTCCCACTTCCCTCTCATCGA
Proteins encoded in this region:
- a CDS encoding DUF3795 domain-containing protein; translated protein: MRIGVCGIACEKCPRRTAGQCPNGPDGCRPKANPFCAVATCALSKGQVLCFECPEFPCEVTAKGPISAGYCGYIAMKG
- a CDS encoding S41 family peptidase, producing MRKYIAVLVSTLIIASIVWAQSADEFIRQASRAQGRKQFAQAAALYEKAFAAGSNDAGAAYDAACCYALSGARDKAFAFLNQAGEYGWKNADHARKDADLESLRTDPRWEPALACFDKNAKGAQVLWASSVWNAPYAQELSEELRIAGLSRLWSEVKYNFAFPEKLAALDWDAFYISFLPKVRAARSTVEYYRVLQELCAKLQDGHTNIIMPQEYWRTWAGRPGLQTRLVEGRVLVNKLWDPELGKQGIAQGMEIVKIDGLPTRQYAEKYVSPRESSSTPQYLDILAYERSLLIGAFSEPVQLTLATEDGRTMERTVPRLTFPALTKLAPDPRPAPFEFRILAGNIACVALNSFMDDQTADVFFKHFAEIAAAKALILDLRENGGGNTNVGYRIMAALAKEPFLGSRWSTRDYKPAFRSWGRPDRLYVEAAEREPVDPDHHYAGQVIVLTSPRTFSAAEDFLVAFDQSGRGTIIGEPSGGSTGNPLNFSLPGGGTGLVCSKHDAYADGREFVGVGVKPQIAASPTVADYRAGKDTVLERAVAEIGKRPSKKPGK
- a CDS encoding OmpA family protein, whose product is MKNSFIVILSLLIIGLASAGFSQQKDENNCKDHPMFNRMPGSWIHSCSEKEFDSFAFPVGKGKTETIEGHLWKINYYPQASAAAKPSELQIMRNFEDAIKNLGGTVVWSEKPRSTMKLVKDGKEVWVLLAAEFTGKYFLTIVQKEAMVQDITAKAELLARGLQTDGHMAIQGIYFDTGKSDLKPESAAAVGEIAKLLKADPPLKVFVVGHTDTVGSMESNLALSQSRAQSVLQALIRDHGIDAARLKAHGCGPFAPVATNGTEEGRAKNRRVELVKQ